From a single Adhaeribacter swui genomic region:
- a CDS encoding FAD-binding and (Fe-S)-binding domain-containing protein: MNTDKLVQLAKQLTGELHFDSTMRTLYATDASAYREMPLAVAFPANKEDIKTLIQFARREGTSLIPRTAGTSLAGQVVGNGIVVDVSRTFTQILEINPEERWVRVQPGVIRDELNLFLKPYGLYFGPETSTANRAMVGGMVGNNSCGSNSVVYRSTREHLLSVKAILSDGTETEFSSLTSAQFEAKCLGENTSGPLETKIYQATKAMLSHPATQEEIRREFPKPTVERRNTGYAVDLLLETEPFTPGASAFNFCKLIAGSEGTLAFLTEIKLNVVPLPPKEIGLLCIHCHTIDESLRANLVALQYQPSASELMDHYVLECTKANIEQSQNRFFVQGDPGAILVVEISKNTRAEIEAVAKALIADLQQQGLGYHYPLVMGPDTKKVWTLRKAGLGLLSNIPGDAKPVAVIEDTAVDANDLPAFIAEFNEILKQNDLFCVHYAHAGSGELHLRPIINLKTAAGNKLFRLIAEEIARLVKKYRGSLSGEHGDGRLRGEFIKWMVGEKNYQLLEEVKRTWDPDNIFNPGKIVNTPAMDTFLRYKPGQETPDFNTVFKFKDAQGILRAAELCNGSGDCRKTHLTGGTMCPSYMVTRNEKDTTRGRANMLREFLTRSPKENRFDHHEIKEAMELCISCKGCKSECPSNVDVAKLKAEFLQHYYDANGIPLRTRLVGNFTNLNNLASIAPSIYNFVFTNKTTSSLAKKVVGFAPERPLPLLHKTTLRQWFKKHQKQNNLKYAVSKGKVNLFCDEFTNFNDVEIGQKAVLLLERLGYEVHIPEHEESGRTYLSKGLVREAKKLAVKNVAKLSKVVSGNAPLIGVEPSAILTFRDEYLDLVDEDQFADAQKIAQNSFLIDEFIFAEIGKGNITPDQFTQEKRLIKLHGHCHQKALSSVAYTQKMLSLPENYTVEVIPSGCCGMAGSFGYESEHYEVSMKIGELVLFPTVRKQPEEVIIAAPGTSCRHQIKDGTGRQALHTLEVLYNALK, translated from the coding sequence ATGAATACAGATAAACTCGTTCAACTTGCCAAACAATTAACCGGCGAACTCCACTTTGATTCTACCATGCGCACGCTGTATGCCACCGATGCATCGGCGTACCGCGAAATGCCTTTAGCCGTGGCTTTCCCGGCAAATAAAGAGGACATAAAAACATTAATCCAGTTTGCCCGGCGGGAGGGTACTTCGCTTATTCCGCGCACGGCGGGTACTTCTTTAGCTGGCCAAGTGGTAGGCAACGGCATTGTGGTGGATGTTTCGCGCACCTTTACGCAAATTTTAGAAATTAACCCGGAAGAACGTTGGGTACGCGTACAGCCCGGCGTTATCCGCGATGAATTAAATTTATTTTTAAAACCCTACGGCTTATACTTTGGTCCGGAAACTTCTACGGCCAACCGGGCCATGGTAGGCGGTATGGTAGGTAATAATTCCTGCGGATCGAACTCGGTGGTTTACCGCAGCACCCGCGAACACTTGTTATCGGTTAAAGCTATTTTAAGCGACGGCACCGAAACAGAATTTTCGAGCTTAACTTCGGCCCAGTTTGAAGCCAAATGTTTAGGCGAGAATACCTCCGGCCCTTTGGAAACTAAAATTTACCAGGCTACCAAAGCCATGTTGAGCCACCCGGCCACTCAAGAAGAAATCCGCCGCGAGTTTCCAAAACCTACCGTGGAGCGCCGCAACACGGGTTACGCCGTAGATTTATTACTGGAAACCGAGCCGTTTACGCCGGGTGCCAGCGCTTTTAATTTCTGTAAGCTTATTGCAGGCTCCGAAGGCACGCTGGCCTTTTTAACCGAAATTAAATTAAATGTAGTGCCATTGCCCCCCAAAGAAATCGGGCTGTTGTGTATCCATTGCCATACCATCGATGAATCTTTACGGGCAAATTTAGTGGCTCTACAATACCAGCCCAGCGCCAGTGAGCTCATGGACCATTACGTGCTGGAATGTACCAAAGCGAATATTGAACAAAGCCAAAACCGCTTTTTTGTGCAAGGCGATCCAGGGGCCATTTTGGTAGTAGAAATTTCAAAAAATACCCGCGCCGAAATAGAAGCCGTGGCTAAGGCCTTAATCGCCGATTTGCAACAGCAAGGTTTAGGTTACCATTATCCGTTAGTGATGGGGCCGGACACCAAAAAAGTCTGGACTTTGAGAAAAGCCGGCTTGGGATTACTCTCTAATATTCCGGGCGATGCGAAACCTGTAGCGGTAATTGAAGATACTGCCGTAGATGCCAATGACTTGCCCGCTTTTATTGCTGAATTTAATGAGATTTTAAAACAGAATGATTTGTTCTGCGTGCATTACGCGCATGCAGGCTCCGGCGAACTACACCTTCGGCCGATCATTAATTTAAAAACGGCCGCCGGTAACAAGTTATTCCGGCTGATTGCCGAAGAAATTGCCCGATTAGTTAAGAAATACCGGGGTTCTTTAAGTGGGGAACACGGCGATGGCCGTTTACGCGGGGAATTTATAAAATGGATGGTAGGCGAAAAAAACTATCAACTGCTGGAAGAAGTAAAACGCACCTGGGACCCAGACAATATTTTTAATCCGGGCAAAATAGTAAACACCCCGGCCATGGATACGTTTTTACGCTACAAGCCTGGCCAGGAAACGCCCGATTTTAATACTGTTTTTAAATTTAAAGATGCCCAGGGAATTTTACGGGCTGCGGAATTGTGCAACGGTTCCGGCGATTGCCGCAAAACGCATTTAACCGGCGGCACCATGTGCCCGAGCTACATGGTAACCCGCAACGAAAAAGACACTACCCGCGGCCGGGCCAACATGCTCCGCGAGTTTTTAACCCGCTCCCCCAAAGAAAACCGGTTCGACCACCACGAAATCAAAGAAGCCATGGAACTTTGCATTTCGTGCAAAGGCTGCAAATCAGAGTGCCCCTCTAATGTGGACGTGGCCAAGTTAAAAGCCGAGTTTCTGCAACATTACTACGATGCCAACGGCATTCCGCTCCGTACGCGTTTGGTGGGTAATTTTACGAACTTAAACAATTTGGCTTCGATTGCCCCAAGCATTTACAACTTTGTGTTTACGAATAAAACTACTTCCAGTCTGGCTAAGAAAGTAGTTGGCTTTGCCCCAGAGCGTCCTTTGCCTTTATTACATAAAACCACCCTGCGGCAATGGTTTAAGAAACACCAGAAACAAAATAATTTAAAATATGCGGTTTCTAAAGGTAAAGTAAATTTGTTTTGCGACGAGTTTACCAATTTTAATGACGTAGAGATTGGCCAGAAAGCCGTGTTATTGCTAGAGCGCTTAGGCTACGAAGTACACATTCCGGAGCACGAAGAAAGCGGCCGGACGTATTTATCGAAGGGTTTGGTGCGGGAAGCAAAAAAATTAGCGGTAAAAAACGTAGCCAAGTTAAGTAAAGTGGTTTCCGGTAATGCCCCGCTAATAGGAGTGGAGCCGTCGGCTATTTTAACGTTCCGCGATGAATACTTGGATTTAGTGGACGAAGATCAATTTGCCGATGCGCAAAAAATTGCGCAGAATAGCTTTTTAATCGATGAGTTTATCTTTGCCGAAATAGGTAAAGGCAACATTACCCCGGATCAGTTTACCCAGGAAAAACGGTTGATTAAATTGCACGGGCATTGCCATCAAAAAGCTTTATCGTCAGTAGCGTACACGCAAAAAATGCTTTCGTTGCCCGAAAATTATACTGTAGAAGTAATTCCGTCAGGTTGTTGCGGCATGGCGGGTTCGTTTGGCTACGAATCAGAACATTACGAGGTATCGATGAAAATAGGGGAACTGGTGTTATTTCCTACGGTTCGGAAGCAACCCGAAGAGGTAATTATTGCGGCCCCCGGTACCAGTTGCCGTCACCAAATTAAAGATGGCACTGGCCGCCAGGCTTTACACACTTTAGAAGTTTTATACAACGCCTTAAAGTAA